The DNA window TCAGTTCCCCACGGCGCGCCGAAGGCGTGCCCGTGACTTGCACCGTGCCCCCAGAAGAAGCACCAGGGTCGCCCCCAAAGAATGAGAACAGTACGAAAGAACGTTGACGCGACCACTATTCTCGACCGAGAACTGACGGTGTGGTCAGGAGGCCGAGGTGGATCTGGGCCCGCAGCACCTCCGGGTGCTAGACGCGATCGCGGCCGGTGAAAGCATTTCCCGTGGCGCGGTGCGGCTCGGCCTGAGCCAGCCCGCGGTGTCCGCCATGCTGAGCCGAATGGAACAGCACTTCGGCGCACGCCTGTTCACCAGGACCACCGCGGGGGTCGTGCCGACGCCCGTCGGCGCCGAGGTGGTGGCCAGGGCGCGGGCGATCCTGTTCGGGCTGGACGATCTGACGGCCGCGCTGCTCCCGGATCGGCACGACGGCGCGGCGAAGAAGGTGCTGCGCATCGGTGCGCAGCCGAGCCCGGCGCTGAACCTGCTCGGCCCTCGGCTGCGTTCGGTGCTGCCGTCGGCGAAGGTGTGGCTCCGGGTCGACCACAGCCAGGCCAAGATCGTTTCGCTGCTGGATTCCGGTGCGCTCGACGTCGGTGTCGTCCAGGAGCCGGTCGACGCGCCGGACACCCTGCCCGCCGGGGTGGAACGGCACGTGCTGATCGCGCGCGAACCGGTGTTCGTCGGTGTGTCCGCGCAAGATCCACTTGCGACACGGGCGGAAGTCGCGTTGGGGGCGCTGAGCGCGCACGAATGGATCGACGATCCGCTCGACGAGGGCGCTTGGCCGTCCTACTTCCGGCGCGTCTGCGCGGGCGCCGGATTTCAGCCGCAGGTGAGCTACTGGACCGGCGACTGGCAGCTGGCCAAGGCGCTGGTGTGCTCCGGGCAGGCCGTTGGTCCATACCACCCGACGGCGCGGCCACTCGACGGTCTGGTGCTCGTCCCGTTGCGGGACGCCCCGCTGGCCCAGCGGATCTCGGTGTTGTGGCGTTCCGGAGCGGACGGCGCCGCGCAGCGACTGATCGGCGCGCTGGTGCGGATCTACGCGGAGTTGTCCGACGCGAATCCCGCGTACACGAGCTGGTTGGCGCGCAACGCGGACGCGCGGCCGGTTCCGGCGAAGCCGTAACACGGAAGCCATAACACGAGCCCATCGAGCGCGCCGATACCGCCGTTGGCCGGTTACCAAATTGGACTGGACCAATGTACGTTCGGTGCGTCACGAGCGAAATGGGTCCTCGAGGAGGTCTGCCGTGTCACCGATATCGACAAGATCCAAAGCAGGGGCGGTGTTCGCCGCCGTGGCCGCGCTTGTCGCCGCGTCGCTGGTCGTCCTGCTGCCCGGGACGGCGAGCGCGCGGGCGGACGACTGCAGGCCGGACGGCCTGCTGGCCACCCCGGGCACCGCGTCGCCGTACTGCACCGTGTACGACGGTTCGGGACGGGAGAAGATCGCGCACGGCAGCACCCGCCGGACCATCGGCTACTTCACCGGCTGGCGGACCGGGAAGGACGGCTCGCCCGCTTACCTCGCCAGCCAGATCCCGTGGAACAAGGTCAGCCACATCAACTACGCGTTCGCGCACATCGGCACCGACAACCGGGTTTCGGTCGGCCCCGACGGCCCGGGTAACGCGGCCACCGGGATGGAGTGGCCGGGCGTGCTCGGTGCCGAAATGGATCCCGCGTATCCGTACAAAGGGCATTTCAACCTGCTCAACAAGTACAAGAAGCAGAACCCCGGCGTGCGGACCCTGATCTCGATCGGTGGCTGGGCGGAGTCCGGCGGCATCCTGAACCCGGACGGCACCCGCACCGCGTCGGGTGGTTTCTACAAGACCACCCAGAGCCAGCAGGCGATCGACACCTTCGCGGACTCGACCGTGCAGTTCCTGCGGCAGTACGGGTTCGACGGCGCGGACATCGACTACGAGTACGCCACGTCGATGAAGTACGCGGGCAATCCCGACGACTTCTGGATCTCCGACGCGAACCGGGCGACCCTGCTGAAGAATTATGTCGCACTGATGAAGACCCT is part of the Amycolatopsis sp. CA-230715 genome and encodes:
- a CDS encoding LysR family transcriptional regulator; translation: MDLGPQHLRVLDAIAAGESISRGAVRLGLSQPAVSAMLSRMEQHFGARLFTRTTAGVVPTPVGAEVVARARAILFGLDDLTAALLPDRHDGAAKKVLRIGAQPSPALNLLGPRLRSVLPSAKVWLRVDHSQAKIVSLLDSGALDVGVVQEPVDAPDTLPAGVERHVLIAREPVFVGVSAQDPLATRAEVALGALSAHEWIDDPLDEGAWPSYFRRVCAGAGFQPQVSYWTGDWQLAKALVCSGQAVGPYHPTARPLDGLVLVPLRDAPLAQRISVLWRSGADGAAQRLIGALVRIYAELSDANPAYTSWLARNADARPVPAKP